Within Thermococcus celer Vu 13 = JCM 8558, the genomic segment AAGCCGTTTGGTGAGCCTCGCCAGGGCCTCCGGGTCGGGTTCCTCTCCGAGGAATATGTGCATCATGACTCCACCGGTGAAGGTCTTCTGGACCCTCTCCTCTATCCGTATCCTGTCCGCCAGCTCGAGCTCCCCGTAGTAGGGGGCTATGCTCGTTGAATAGATGGGGTTCTCCACGTCTGTGAGGTAGTCTTTAAGGTCGGGGAACTCCCTCAGATCCTTTATCGCGAGCTTTGCCGCGGCGCTCTCACCCGGCACTTCCTCCACGTTCCAGGGGGTTCCCTCCTCCTTCATCCATGTCCTTGCCCTCTCCGTGGCAAACTCCACCATTTTAGCCATGAGCTCCGTGGCTCTGGCCCACTCCTTTCTCGTTCCCTCCGTCCACAGCTCGGGGCTGTTGAGGTAGATGGCCGCGGCCTCCGGGAGTCCCAGAATGCCTATTGTGTTGAAATGACTCGACGGGAACTCCTCGAGGTATCTCAGTATCATCCCGTACACCAGGGGGTAGTTGGTTAAAAGCCTAACATAACGCTCGCGGAACCACGAGGTGGTATCGTGTGCCATCGACAGGGTTCTCTCGTACTCCTCCCAGAATCTATCGTCGTCGCCCTTCGATTTGAGCGCCAGCCTCGGAAGGTTCACGGTGGTCACGTTCACGGAGCCGGTGATGTCGGGCATCGCCCAGAGACCCCCGAAACGCTGACGTTCCATCCGTTCCATGGCCGTTTCTTCCACACCCTTTCCAATGCCGAAAGTGTAATCCATCTCGTTCTTGTCTATCACGATCCTGCAACACATGGCGTAGCTCGCATCGGGGTCAACAACGTTTGTGTTGAGCCAGTAAAAGCTTCCCCGCTTGGCGGCGGTTGTGAAGACCGCTTCGAAGACCTCCGGATCGTTCCAGATCATATCCGCGGTCGTCATTATGGTGGGTATCGGGAAAGTGAAGGGCTGACCCTTCGCGTCGCCCTCTTTTAGGACGTTCGTCAGCGCTATCACGAACTTCTTCGCTTCCTCCTCGTACTCTCCAAGCGGCGCGATGTTTTTGCCTCCGTAAACCGCGTAATCGCCTTCCAGCATCTTCCGCGGGGCGTCCAGTGTCATGGTGAAGTTCGTGAAGGGGGTTTGCATGCCGATCCTCGACGGGTAATTCAGGTTGAAGACCAGCCTCTGTATCTGCTGTTCTATCCGCCGCTCATCCAGGCCGTCCTTCCTGATGAAGGGCCCGGCGTACCATTCCACGCTCGAGAGCGCCTGTGCCCCGGAGAAGTAGTGTTGCATGGTTACGAGGTAGTTGGCCACGTGATCCACGAAGGTATCGAAGTGCCTGGCGGGCCTGGAGCTCACGGTGGGTGTACTGAGGCCCCTCTCAAGGAGCCTGGAGACACTGTGTCCCGAACAGTAGGGTATGTAGAGGCTGTAGGGCAGTTTGTGGATGTAAACGTCGCCCCCGGAATGTGCCCGCAGGTACTCCCCTGGAATCAAAGAGAGGTGTTCCTTCAGGGCACCCTCCATAACGTGGGCGAAAAAGCCTGTGGGCCCGGGATATCGGTTCGCGTTCTCCAGAACGTCCAGACTGCCCCACCTTGAGTATTCCGCCATAACCCCATCAAATGCCTTTGGCTCCTCGCTCATCGTTCTCACCTATTGGATATTTTATCCAGATAGTAGGGGAGGCGAGAGGTTAAAAATCGTTTCCATTTACTCATGCTAATAGTTGACAACGGCCCGAGAAATCCTTGAGGAAATGACGGTTATGGATGCCAAGCTCGTAACCGCACACGTGCAAACACGCAAACTTTTTAGACTCAACTACCGCCATACCCTTGATGATGGGGGTTAGGGTCCACAGGCGGGATGGGGAGAGGGTAAGGAGACTGCTCGCAGAGCTCGGTCTCCTGGATACTGGGCGTAAAATCAGGAGAGAGGGTGAATTTTTGATCTTCCCCGTAAAAGGGCCTATCGAAGGGTTCGAGATCGTCGAGACGGAGTTCGAACCCGCTGAGAGGAGAGCCCACAGCTACCGCGAGGTCGTTGAGGTTCCGGAGGAACTGAAACCCCTCCTCCCGAGCTCCTTCGACGTAATCGGGGATATAGCCATAATCGAGCTCCCCGAGGGGCTGATGGAATACGGAAAGGCCATCGGCGAGGCCATCCTAAAGGTCCACCGCCACATAAGGGCCGTCTTCGCCAAGGGGGGTAAAGTCTCCGGCGAGTACAGGGTTAGAGAGCTCGTTCACCTCGCGGGAGAGGAAAGGACCGAAACCCTCCACCGCGAGAACGGAATAAGGCTGAGGCTCGACGTTTCCAGGGTTTACTTCTCCCCCCGCCTGGCAACGGAGAGGATGAGGATTTTTAGAAAATCCCGGCCGGGAGAGGTTGTATTCGACATGTTCGCGGGCGTCGGTCCCTACTCGATACTCCTGGCGAAAAAAGCTGAACTCGTCTTCGCCTGTGACATCAACCCCTGGGCCGTCCGCTACCTCGAGGAGAACGTAAGGCTGAACAGGACTAACAACGTCGTGCCCATCCTCGGGGACGTTCGGAAGGTCGCGGGGAGAGTCGAGGCCGACCGCGTCGTAATGAACCTCCCCAAGTTCGCGGACCGCTTCCTGCGGGAGGCGATGCTGAGCGTCAGGAACGGTGGCATCGTCCACTACTACGGCTTCGGCCCCGAGGAGGATCTCTTCTCGGAGCATGAGGGGAAGATAAAGGCCGTCGCCGGAGAGCTGGGGTTTGGGGTTGAGATCCTCGAGAGGCGAAAGGTCCGCCCATACGCGCCGAGGCAGTTCAACATCGCGGTGGACTTCAGGGTTCTGAAGTAGCGTTTCGCCGAAAAGCGTGGATTAAATCAGACTGTGGATGAAGTCTGAACTACCATTTAACAGATCGTCAAGAGCTTAAACCTCACCTCCCTAAGGAGATACATCGTGTCCTTATCCCAGGAGGAATAGCCTGCATCAACATCGGCGATGCGACAAGAAAGCTCAACGGAAACTTCAGGTTGTTCCCGAATCACGCTAAGATCATTGAACATTTTGAGGATATTGGAGTAGGTTATCAAGTAACCTTCGAGTTTTTCGGGCAGATGTTTCTCCTGTTTTGAGGTAGGTTTCCGGTTTTATTGAAACAGGGATTCTCTGCTCTCCAATTATGATGAATCCATCGATTCCCTTTGACTCGTCCTTGGGTTTGGCGGGCTCGTAACTCCCATTGAGTTCCTCTGCGACCTTCTTTAGCTTCCTCGATCGCTTCTGGATGCTTTTGCAGGTACCATTGCCTCCACTCCTCAAAAGTCCCGCCGCTCTTCTTGAACTCCTTAAATATCACCGGTTATGAAATAGGATGGGACGATTAAAATAGGTTACGTCCTGAGCGCTACCCGGAGAGATACTTAACAGACCATAAAAGCGAATAATAAAAAGAACACAAAGGCCAAAAATCACTTCCCGGCTATCCTCACGTTCTCGAACCTCACGAAGGGCGTTATCATGGTCGTCATGAAGGGTATCACCGTCTGCTCCCTCGAGGCCTCGCTCGCCTCCTTAAGCAGGTCGTAGACGTTTCCCGCCATGAGGAAGACGCTCGCGCCCTTGACCTCGCCGTCCTCGATGAGGAAGGCCGGGTTCGCCGTCACCGCGAAGTTCCCGTTGTCCGGGTTGCTGGAGTGGGCCCCCTGGAAGCCGTCCACGAAGTAGCCGCGGTCGATCTCGGCTATCATGTCCTCAAGGGAGCGCTTTCCTTTCTCTATGACCACG encodes:
- the trm5b gene encoding tRNA (guanine(37)-N1)-methyltransferase Trm5b: MMGVRVHRRDGERVRRLLAELGLLDTGRKIRREGEFLIFPVKGPIEGFEIVETEFEPAERRAHSYREVVEVPEELKPLLPSSFDVIGDIAIIELPEGLMEYGKAIGEAILKVHRHIRAVFAKGGKVSGEYRVRELVHLAGEERTETLHRENGIRLRLDVSRVYFSPRLATERMRIFRKSRPGEVVFDMFAGVGPYSILLAKKAELVFACDINPWAVRYLEENVRLNRTNNVVPILGDVRKVAGRVEADRVVMNLPKFADRFLREAMLSVRNGGIVHYYGFGPEEDLFSEHEGKIKAVAGELGFGVEILERRKVRPYAPRQFNIAVDFRVLK
- a CDS encoding anaerobic ribonucleoside triphosphate reductase, which codes for MSEEPKAFDGVMAEYSRWGSLDVLENANRYPGPTGFFAHVMEGALKEHLSLIPGEYLRAHSGGDVYIHKLPYSLYIPYCSGHSVSRLLERGLSTPTVSSRPARHFDTFVDHVANYLVTMQHYFSGAQALSSVEWYAGPFIRKDGLDERRIEQQIQRLVFNLNYPSRIGMQTPFTNFTMTLDAPRKMLEGDYAVYGGKNIAPLGEYEEEAKKFVIALTNVLKEGDAKGQPFTFPIPTIMTTADMIWNDPEVFEAVFTTAAKRGSFYWLNTNVVDPDASYAMCCRIVIDKNEMDYTFGIGKGVEETAMERMERQRFGGLWAMPDITGSVNVTTVNLPRLALKSKGDDDRFWEEYERTLSMAHDTTSWFRERYVRLLTNYPLVYGMILRYLEEFPSSHFNTIGILGLPEAAAIYLNSPELWTEGTRKEWARATELMAKMVEFATERARTWMKEEGTPWNVEEVPGESAAAKLAIKDLREFPDLKDYLTDVENPIYSTSIAPYYGELELADRIRIEERVQKTFTGGVMMHIFLGEEPDPEALARLTKRLLKTELVYWSYTPAVTVCNGCGYSTTGLYTHCPRCGSDSVEIWSRIIGYYRPLRNWNPFRKREFWTRRHYSP